GCATACAATCCAAGATTAACAATTTGAAAGCCCAGAATAGCCAACAGGCTACCTAACACCATATAATGAATATCAAAATGTAGATTTCCTATGATGAGCGGTCCCGGGAGTAAGACAAGTAAAAAGACTAATCCAATAAAGAATAGGATTATACCTGGTATTAAAAATAAATAGGTAGGGGAATACAACAGCATAAACCTGAGATGTCGCCAGCCATCTTTAAATGAGGCAAGTTTTGATTCACCTTCTCGTGGATGATAGGTGATGGGTAGTTCTTTAATTTTAAGTTTAAGTTTCAATGCCTTAATGACCATTTCAGAGGCAAATTCCATACCGATAGTTTTAAGGTTCATTTTTTTATATGCCTCTTTAGTTACCGCTCGCATACCACAATGAGCATCCGATATTTTGCCATGAAAAAATAGGTTTAAAATCCCTGTAAGTATTGGATTACCGATATATCGATGTAACCAGGGCATAGCACCGGTTAAGATTTTACCTTTAAATCGACTACCAATACAAAACTCATATCCTTCTATGAGCGGGATTAAAAATTTACCTATTTCTTGTAAATTATAGGTATTATCGGCGTCAGCCATAATGATATATTTTCCATTAGCCTCTTCCAAACCCGTCAGATAGGCACTACCATAACCTTTTATAGGTTGATATACTACCTTAGCACCAAGTGATTTAGCGATATTATCTGAATTATCCGTAGAGCCGTTATCAACGACAATCACCTCTCCTTCTACACCTTCATCTTTAAAGGATTTTAGTGCCTTTTTAATACAAATTCCGATAGTATCTTTCTCATTCAAGCAGGGCATAATTACAGATACATCCATTGTTCACTCCTTATCAGCATATAACCTGTAAATTGTAAGCCGTGTAACCGTTCAGGCTATATATCAAAAGTGTCCGAAAGGGGATAAGGAGATAAGGGCGATATGGAGATAAGATAATAGAAATAGATTGAAATTTATAGAAATAGGTAGAAATTGATTGTGGAAAACA
The sequence above is drawn from the bacterium genome and encodes:
- a CDS encoding glycosyltransferase family 2 protein, coding for MDVSVIMPCLNEKDTIGICIKKALKSFKDEGVEGEVIVVDNGSTDNSDNIAKSLGAKVVYQPIKGYGSAYLTGLEEANGKYIIMADADNTYNLQEIGKFLIPLIEGYEFCIGSRFKGKILTGAMPWLHRYIGNPILTGILNLFFHGKISDAHCGMRAVTKEAYKKMNLKTIGMEFASEMVIKALKLKLKIKELPITYHPREGESKLASFKDGWRHLRFMLLYSPTYLFLIPGIILFFIGLVFLLVLLPGPLIIGNLHFDIHYMVLGSLLAILGFQIVNLGLYAKSYSLTEHFEESDRFIEWFSQHFNLERGLVIGGLLTLSGLGINVYILIRWIVGNFGPLSEVRTGLVALTFIVIGIQTIFSSFFLSILGIRKKVTV